The DNA sequence CCTGCTGAGAGGCCCGCAGGTGGCGGTGAGACGGCCCTTGGTCCGGGTGAGGCAGCGAAACGCGCCTTTCTTGCAGGTGGCGAGCCGCAGCCTGCAGTCAGTACCGCGCGTGTCAAAACGGCGGCCTCGCGGCTCATCCTTCAGGCGGGGTCGGTGCTGCCTGCTGCCCTGATGACGGGCATCCGATCGGATCTGCCCGGGCAACTGACGGCGCAGGTCACCGAGAATGTCTATGACAGCCTCACCGGAAGGATATTGCTCATCCCGCAAGGGTCGAAATTGCTGGGAGAATATGACTCGGATCTCGAAGCAGGACAGACACGGGTGATGATGATCTGGACACGGCTGCTGTTGCCCGGCGGCGCTTCCCTGGCGCTGGACCGCCTGCCTGGCGCGGACGCCGCCGGCTTTTCCGGGCTGCAGGATCGGGTGAACCGCCATTGGGGCAATCTCCTCGGCGCGGCGGCCATTTCGACCCTGCTCGGCATCGGCGGGGAGCTCGGATCGAATGATGAGGAGAGTGCGCTGGTCCGGGCGCTGCGGCGGGGCGGACAGAATAGCGTGGTTCAGGCAGGCAACCAGATCGTGCAGCGGGAGATCGGAATCCCGCCCACGTTGACCATCCGGCCGGGGCATCCGCTG is a window from the Sphingobium sp. Cam5-1 genome containing:
- a CDS encoding TrbI/VirB10 family protein, which codes for MSEDQQGPSAPPSAAFRLEGERPVVARLSKKALLTIAAVAGLSIGGVLVYALAPRTLQSPPELLAESGRPGAASLVNGPRDYSDVPKIGPPLPGDLGRPILAAQQRERWTGEATPMDPSASRSPVAPALGRRAEEQDAARSSGLFLGGGARAAQDISQPVAFPAERPAGGGETALGPGEAAKRAFLAGGEPQPAVSTARVKTAASRLILQAGSVLPAALMTGIRSDLPGQLTAQVTENVYDSLTGRILLIPQGSKLLGEYDSDLEAGQTRVMMIWTRLLLPGGASLALDRLPGADAAGFSGLQDRVNRHWGNLLGAAAISTLLGIGGELGSNDEESALVRALRRGGQNSVVQAGNQIVQREIGIPPTLTIRPGHPLRVIIKRDLIFDTSEEQS